CGCGTTTTTGGGAAAGAGCGCGCGGAATTCTCCGTAGAGCTGGGCGGCCAGCGTCTTGTTGTGGGCAAGGATGAGCGCCGGACGTCCCGTGCGGGCTATGACATTGGCCATGGTGAAGGTCTTGCCCGACCCCGTGACGCCCAGAAGCACCTGATCGCGTATGCCGGCGTTGAGATTCGCCACCAGTTCGTCGATGGCGGCGGGCTGGTCGCCTGTGGGCGCAAAAGAGGAATGAAGCTGAAAAAGCTGTTCGGACATGATGCGGCTCGCTGTAAGGGAAAAAGCGGAAGGACTCCCTTCGGGGCCGCTTCCGCGCAAGGCGCATTGTGCCTGAACAGGGGATTTTTTCAAGAGGAAGATTCCTCCTCCGCAGGGGCCGCACAGCCCTCCTTTTCCGTCAGCGAAAGGTTGCCGAAGTCCTCCGGGCAGACCGAAAAACGAAAGCGCACTTTTTACGGCCGAAGCGGCGCGCTCTCTCAGAGCGCCGGGCCTGCACGGGGGCTGAGGCCTCTCCGTCCCTCCGCCGACAGGCGGGAGAATCCCTGTCTCTCAGGTCATGGCCGCGCACAGCTCATTTCCAAACCCGTGCCCGCGTCTCCCCGGGGTGCCTTTCCCTTTCCGCATTCTTCCCCAAAGGGCAGCGGCGGCCCCCGCATCCCGGCAGGTTTCCGTCCTCACCCTGCGCGGAGGCACGTTCCCCCGGTCTGAAAAGACAGGAGCGCTTCCGTGCCGTCATGCCTTTCCGTCCCGCAGGCCCCGCGGAAAAGAAGAAAGACTGTTTTCTCCGCCCGACAACGGCTTCCGTGTCGGAAAGCATGTCTCACGCACGCATTGTTCCGCACGCCGGAAATCCTGCATGTCCGGGTGCAGGGCGGCCCGCCGTATGCGGGCCATGCGTTCGGGCGTACGCGGATGGGCGCTTTTTTCCAGCTGCCTCTCATCCAGCCTGCCCTGACAGAAAAAATACCCGAGCACGCGGCAACGCCCCTTTTCCAGAAGCTTGCGGGTACGCTCCGCACAGCGGGCGGCGTGGAGGGAATCCGGTTCCGCCACCATGGTGCCGAAAAAAAACACGTTCCTGCCCGGCAGCCTGTTCATGAACGCCGCCATGGCCGCATCAGGACCTCCCCGCCAGGTCCAGAATCCGAGAATATAGGTGTCGTACCCGGAAAGAGGCGCTTCTTCCACGGAAAAAAGCGGCAGACGCAGACTTTCGGCCAGATGCTCGCCCACAAGACGGGTGTTTCCCGTGCGGGAGGAATACACGATACAGGCGCGCATCATTCCTCCATCAGACAACGACGCAGCGCCTCTTCATCGGTCAGCACTATGGTTCTGCGTTCCAGCCGTATCATTCCCTCCTGCGCAAAACGGCTGAGCTGCCTGCTCAGACTCTCGCGCGAAAGGCCGAGAAGTCCGGCCAGCACCTCCCGCGTGACGACATCTTCCAGAACCGTACTCCTTTCCACGCGCGCCTTATGCAGCAGCCATCCCGCCACCCGGCGGCGAACCGAAATTTTTCCCTGCGATACCGCAATCTTGTTGATGAACATGCGCTGACGCACGGCAAGAGCCCGCATCACGCGCTGGGCAAGCCCCATGTTTTCCGCAAGAATCGTACGAAGAACCCTGTTTTCCATACTGAGCACCGCGCACGGTGAAAGCGCGCGTGCGGAAAGAAAGGCGACCCCGCCGCCGAACACGCCGTACAGATCGAGAAAATGCTCCGGCCGCACGACGTGCAGAACGGTATTTTTTCCCGACATGGAGCCTTTCAAAAGTTCCACATGCCCGGAAAGCAACCAGCAGGTCACCGTCGCACCGCCGCCCTCAACGTATATCCATTCCCCTTTTGCATAGGAGGAAAGCCGCGTCGCGGAGGCGAGTCTTTCCACCTCCTGCGCGTTCAGCTCGGGAAAACACGCTCCCAGTCTCTCCCGCATGTCTCGGGCCTCTGCGCCGCATTCCACCATGGTCTCTCCTGCAACAACAAACGGAAAAACGCCCGGCCGTCCCTTTCCCGCCCCTGCCGGAACATGCGAAGGGCGGCCCCGGTGCACGGACCGAGGCAAAACCATGCCCGGCGTTTCCTCGGCATCCTTATGCTGCGGGGCCGCCCGGCTTCTGCCATGGTAAGGATTTTCCCGGACAAAAAACATGACCGTGGTCACATTTTCTGCGGAGAAACCATCCGCTGTTTCCCGGAACAGTTAAACACCAAAAGGGAGGAAGCTTGCGCTTTCTCCCTTCCGATGTTTCCTGAGAAACGAAAAATTAGGCGTCCAGAGCGTTGACGGCCTTGGTCAGGCGGGAAACCTTGCGGGCAGCGTTCTTCCAGTGGATCACGCCCTTGCCGGCGATCTTGGACACGGTGGAAGTAGCGGTCTTCAGGGCTTCTTCAGCGGCGACCTTGTCGTTCTTCTGAATAGCGGCGCGCACGGCCTTCACCACGTTCTTGATGCGGGTACGGGCGGCGCGGTTGCGGGCATTGCGCTTGACACTCTGCTTTTGGCGCTTGATGGCGGAAGCATGATTAGCCACGGGAATCCTCCAGAATGATGGCCCCTTGTCGGGGTGTGATGCGATACATTGTCGGGCGGCACAAAGGAGACGCCCGTTATTGCCGGAACGGTTATTCTTATGCGCCTTAGCGCATTCTGTCAAGAGGAGCTCGCGCTCCTCCCTGAAACGGATTTCTCATGCCGCCCCTCTCCGGGGAGAAAGGCGGCGTTTCAGACATGCTACATCTGCAGTGCCGAGAAGTCGGCGAGCCTGCCCATGCGGGAAAGCAGCACCTGAAGCAGACCCAGACGGTTGGCGCGGACCTTTTCCTCTTCCGCCATGACCATGACGCCGTTGAAGAAGGCGTCCACCGTAGGACGCACGCCGTCCATGAGCGCCAGAAGCTCATCGAAACGGTCTTCGGCCCAAAGGGCGTCAAAGCGGGCGGTCATGGCATCGAGCGCGTCGGCAAGGGCCTTTTCCGGCTCTTCCGCAAGAAGCTCACGGCTGAAGGAGCAGGGAGCGCCCGCACCCTGCTTGCGCAGGATGTTGGCCACACGCTTGAAGGTCTGCGCATTGTCGGCAAAGCCGGGCTTTCCGCTTTCCGCCACAAGCGCGGCAAGGCGACGGGAAGCGGCCCACACGTCGTCGCAGCCCGCGTTCATCACCGCTTCCACCAGAAGCGTGTCGTTGCCCTGGGTAAGGAAGAGGTTCTTCACGCGACCGGCGAAGAACTCGTTGAGCTTCGCAAGGGCTTCAGCCTTTTCCAGCTTCCAGCGGATGCCTTCGGCATACAGGGACTGAGCCTTGGCGAAAAGTTCCGCCGCAGGAACGCGATAGCCCTTTTCCATGAGGATGCGGGCAATGCCGAGAGCGCAGCGGCGCAGGGCAAAGGGGTCGGCCGCGCCCGTGGGAATGTTCCCCAGACCGAAGCAGCCCACCAGCGTATCCGCCTTGTCGGCCATGGAAAGCAGCGCGCCGAGGTCGGTGGCGGGGACGGGGGTATCCGGGCCGGCGGGCAGATACTGTTCGGCTATGGCGTCGGCGGCGGTGCCGTCAAGGCCCATCTTATGGCCGTAAATGCCGCCCATGATGCCCTGAAGGGTATCGAATTCGCCCACCATCTGGGAAACAAGGTCGGCCTTGGCGCAGCGGCCTGCCACGGCGGCGGATTCGGGATTCACGGAACATGCCCGGGTCACGCCGGGGTGCGCGGCCAGCCAGCGGCACAGTTCGGAAAGGCGGCGGCACTTGTCGCCCATGGAACCCAGCGGCCCGAGGAAGATGACGTGGTCGAGCTTTTCCTTCCAGATGTCGAAGGAAGCCTTCATGTCGGTGTTCCAATAGAAACGGGCGTCCTCAAGGCGGGCGCGCAGCACGCGTTCCCAGCCCTTCTTCACGAGTTCAGGCTCAAGGGAATCCACGTTGGACACGGTAAGGAAGTGCGGCAGCAGCGTACCGTCCGCGCCTTCCACGCCGAAGCTCTTCTGATGCGTCTCCATGCTGGTAAGCAGCACGATGGAGGGCAGCTCCAGGAAGGAAGGATCGAAATCCCCCAGAATGGGCACGGGGTGTTCGCTCAGGCCCTGTACTTCGTCCAGCAGGCCGTCCTTCCACAGGATGCGGCCGTTCACGGAAGCGGCAAGCGCATTGCCGCCGTCCACAATGGTCTTGCGGCGTGCTGCGCCGGAAACGACCACGCCGCACTTTTCGGCAAGAACCGCGTCGAAGTCGTCGGCACAGGCCACTTCAAAGGGGCCCTTGCCGTGCACGCGGTGACCGGTGGTCATACGGCCGGAGTCCACATCCGCCACGCGGAAGGACACCACGTCCGCATCCATGAGAGCCACCACCCAGCGAAGCGGACGGGCGAAGAGGAAATGGCTCTCGCCCCAGTGCATACGCTTGGGGAAGGGAAGGGAAGCAATGATGGAAGGCGCGGCTTCGGCAATGATGGAGGCGGCGGAAACACCGCCCACGGTCTTGCGTGCGGCCACATATACGCCCTTGGGCGTTTCCTGACGGAAAAGATCGGCCACGTCCACGCCCTGGCCGCGGGCAAAGCCCATGGCTGCCTTGGTGGGGTTGCCTTCCGCATCATAGGCGGCCTTCAGCGAAGGACCGAGGGCCACTTCCTCGCGCACGGGGGTGGAGGAAAGCAGACCGCGAGCGTGCAGCACCGCACGGCGGGGCGTGGTGTCCACGGTGAGTTCGTCGAAGCTCAGGCCGTGCTCCGCGAAAAGAGCGGCGAAGCGGTCGTGCAGATCGCGCTCAAGGGAGGCGAGAAAACGTGCGGGCAGTTCTTCCACACCGATTTCAAGAACAAAATGACTCATGGTTTACCCCTTCTTCAGCATGGGATAACCCATGGCTTCGCGCTGGGCGGCATAAAGATGGGCCACGCCGGAAGCAAGCGTACGCACGCGGGCGATGTAGCCGGCGCGTTCCGTGATGGAAATGGCTCCGCGGGCATCCAGCAGGTTGAACGTATGGGAGCACTTCAGGCAGTAGTCATAGGCAGGCAGAGGGAGCCTGGCGTCGATGAGGCGCAGGCATTCCTTCTCGTAGTCGTTGAAGTGCTGGAGCAGCATGGCGGCGTCGCTCTGATCGAAGTTGTAGCAGGACTGCTCATATTCGTTCTGATGGTACACGTCGCCGTAGGTGATGGAATCGTTCCACTTGATGTCGTACACCGATTCCACGCCCTGAAGATACATGGTCAGGCGTTCCAGGCCGTAGGTGAGTTCCACGCTGGCCGGGGAAAGGTCGATACCGCCCACCTGCTGGAAGTAGGTGAACTGCGAGACTTCCATGCCGTTGAGCCACACTTCCCAGCCGAGACCCCACGCGCCGAGGGTGGGAGATTCCCAGTCGTCTTCCACGAAGCGTATGTCGTGCCTGGCCGGGTCGATGCCGAGAGCCTTCAGGCTGTCGAGGTAAAGCTGCTGCGGATCGGCCGGAGCAGGCTTCATGATGACCTGGAACTGAAAATAGTGCTGGAGGCGGTTGGGGTTGTCGCCGTAACGGCCGTCGGTGGGGCGGCGCGAGGGTTCCACATAGGCGGCCTTCCAGGGCTCGGGGCCGATAACGCGCAGGAAGGTGGAGGGGTTGAAGGTGCCCGCCCCGCATTCCAGGTCCACAGGCTGCACCACGGCGCAGCCCTGTTTGGCCCAGTACGCCTGCAATGTCAGAATAACATCCTGAAAATTCATGTATCACTCCTGAAATTCGCCAATGGAGCCATTGGCCTTGCTTGCCGCCGCGCGCAGGCCTGCGGAAAAACGCCTGCCCGGCCGCGCCGCTACATGGCCTTGAACCGGCCGTTGGCCCATTCGAGACCGAGATGGTATCGCACAAAAGCGTCGATCAGGCGCGCGGCCTGCCTTGCGCCTTCCGGCGAAGGGTTCAGCCTGCCCCATGACTGCGGTGAGTATTCCTTCACTTTCCCCAGTACGTCAAGAGCTTCCTGCCCGAGGGAAAGGCTCATGTCGCCGGAGCGGCGGCAGGAAGGGCAGCACGCGGCGCCCTCACTCACCAGAAAATGAGCTTCCTTCTCCCCGCTCAGGGGCTTCCCGCAGCGCGCGCAGATTCCGAGTTCCGGGGCATAGCCCTGCTCCGCGGCAAGCCGGAACCGGAAAAGTACCGGCATCACGGCAGGCACGGACTCTTCGTTTTCCAGCAGCTCAAGCATCCCGTGCATGAGCGCGTAGCTTGCCCCCGCGTTGTCCGGCGGCACGCCCATGGCCTCCAGAAAACGCACGCAGTTGGCCGCCATGCCCTGCCTCCGCCAGTCGCGGCGCAGCCGCTCCGGCCCGGCAAGAAGCGTCGCCTCCTGCAGGTTGAGAAAACGCCCGTCGCGCGAATACGCGGCGCTTGCCCGGATGCGGTTGAACACGTCGAGGCACCCCGTGAAGCGCCTGCGGCTGCGGCTTCCGCCGAAGGCAAAGGCCGTCACAAGCCCTCTTTCCCGCGCAAGAAGGCGGACCCAGAGATCCGCCTCCCGGAATTTTCCGACGCGAAGCACCAGGGCATCATCCGTCCACTGCATACAAAGGCCCTGCTCCCCACAACGCGCAGAGCGGTTTAATGATGCATTAAACCGCTCTCATGGATAAAAAAGGAATCAGGGGGCGGTCGCCCGCTCCCGGGCAGAAAAACACGCTTCCCCTCATGCGGCGCACCGCCTCCGTCTGCAGAAAGCGGCGTACAGAAAAACGCCCCGCAAGGGAGGCGTTCCCCTCCCCCGCCTGCGGAGCAAGAAAGCCCCGCGGCCTACTGCGCCGGAGGAAAGCTCATGGTCACCACACGCGGCGAAGTGGAACGATCCAGCTCCTTTCCGTCGTACACCACGCGCACGCCCTTGGCGTTGCCGAGGCGTATGACCAGAGAATCCCGGAAGGTCATGGAAAAGGTATCGCCCCTGCGCAGGGTGCGCTGCTGCTTCTTGCCGTCCGGCTCAAAGCCCATCCAGCAATCCCCGTTGTCGGCGATGACTTCCACCTGATGCAGCCCCTCGGGCAGGGCCACGGGCTCTTCCGCCGCCGGTTCCTGCTGCACGGAGGCCTCAGCCGCAGGGACGGGCGTCTGTTCCGTCTGTGCCGAAGCGACGGGCGTCGCCTGCGCCGGCTGCTCGACCGCTCCGGCGGAAGCGGGCTGCGCGGGAGCGCTCTGCTCCGCGGCGGGCTCGGGCGCAGACTGCGGAACGGGCTGCGCGGGAGCGGGCAGCGGCGCCGTCGAGGGCGCAGCATTGCGGGAGCGGGCAGCGGCGCCGTCGAGGGCGCAGCATTGCCCCAGGTGGGAACGGGTGCCTCGGAAGAGGACTGTTCGCCGCTCATCACGGAAGGACTCTCGTAATCCCTCCCGGCAAAAAAGTGCAGATAGGCCATATACGCCCCGCAGGCCAGCGCCAGCACAAGCACGGCCTTGAGCACCCCGCCGAGAATCACGGGCAGCATACTGGGCTTCACCGAGGTGTAGGTGGTATTTTCCGCTATCACGGGGCGGGAAATATTCTCAAAACCTTCCAGGTTCCTGAGCCATTCCGTCACCTCGTCGGCGGAAAAGCCCACGAGTATCGCATATTCCTTTATGAAGTGGTGCACATACACGGTACGGGGCACACGGTCGGAACCTTCTTCTATGCCCTGAAGTATGCGCGTCGGTATCTTGAGCCTGTCGGCCACGTCGGCCACTGCCATATCACGGCCCTCGCGGGCCTCACGGAGCTTCGCTCCCAGTTCTGCCAGAGTCATAAGCGCCTCAGTTGCGGATGTCGATGAGCGCCTTGTCACGAAGCTGCGCCGTATACTGCTCGAAGCGTTCCTGCAGACGGGGCTGGCGCAGTATCTGTTCAATGCGCCCGGCGGTGTTGGAGTCGGGCACGGCATCGCTCTGAGCCGCGGTCTCCGATTCCTCGAAATCAAGCAGAGCTATCTGTACCTTGGTGGCGTTCATATTGAGCAGCGGGGAAACATCGCCCTTCTTCATGCGCGAAATCTGGTCGAGCATCCCCGGAGCCATGTCGGAAAGCGCCATGAAGCCGAGGTCGCCCCCGCCTTCGGCGTTGGGGCCGATGGACACGCTGCGCGCGGCCTGCTGGAAGGTCACCTTGCCGGAGGCTATGTCGCGGGCCCATTTTTCCGCATCCGCATCCGCAGGGTAAACGAGCATCCCCACGCGGGCGCGGCCGCTGGCGAATCCCGCCATGTTCTTCCGGTAATAGTCGTTGATCTCATCCTCCGTGACGACGACCTTGCTCACCACATTGCGCGCCATGAGGCGCTGGGACACGAGCTGAACATACAGTCTGTCGCGGAAGTCCTTTTCCGACAGTCCCTCCTTGGCCATCTGCCTGAGGAACACGTCGCGTTCCAGTCTGCTGTCCTTGACGATCTGGTCAAGGGCCGCGTCCACTTCCTCGTCGGAAACCGTGATTTTTTCCTTGTCCGCTTCCTGAAGAATGATCTTGTCGTTGATCATTCTGTCGAGCACGGCCTTACGCACTTCACCCGTCAGCTGAGGGTTCTTTGACGGGTCGAGCTTCTGACCGGCAAGTTCTATCTGAAGGGCCTTGTCCAGTTCACGGGCGGTGATCATGTCGCCGTTGACCACGGCGACGATACGGGCGACCGGAGCCGCCATGACGGGCTGCACGGACAAAAGAGAGGCCGCGCAGGCCAGAGATATGAAAAGGGTACGCAAGAGAGCACACTCCTGATAATCGTTATGCTGTCCGTTTATAGCCTGTTTTTTTCACACTGGCAACGTGCCCGCGTCCTGTTTTCCCCGCAGGATTCTCCGCCCCGGCATCGGGAGCAGGGGCGCCGTTGCGTTCCTCCAGAAGACCGCTCAGAAGGGCGCGGGCCTCGTCCAGCCTTTCCGCCGGAGAAAGCCCTTCCTTCAACGAAAGTTCCAGAGTGGCCGGAGGCTGGAGCCTGATGCGGTCCCTGTGCTCCATGACAAGCCGCACGATGGCCTCGGGCCGCACGCTCCTCTGCCCTTCGGCCCAGGTGACGCGCACGCGGTCGGCCCACAGATCCGCCCGGGCCACGCCGAGTTCGTTCACGCGGGCCTTGAAGGCCAGCACGGAAAGGAAGGTTTCCAGAGGCTCGGGGAAGGGCCCGAAGCGGTCGCGTATTTCCATTTCCACGTTTTCCCGCGCCGCGCCGTCCGTGGCGGAGGAAAGCATCTTGTAATACTTCAGGCGTTCGTGGGCGTCTTCGATATAGGTGTCGGGAATATGGGCGGGCAGGCCGAGGTTGATCTCCGTTTCCGTACGCAGCAGCTCCTCCTCGCCCTTGAGGCGGGCCACGGCGTCTTCCAGCATTTCCAGGTACAGGTCCAGCCCCACGCGTGCCATGTGGCCGGACTGCGCTTCGCCGAGAATGTTGCCCGCACCGCGCAGGCGCAGATCCTCCATGGCCACCTGAAAGCCCGCGCCGAGATAGTCCATTTCCAGAATGATGCGCAGCCGCTCCCGGGCCAGCGAGGGCAGATGCTCCACGTCCGACACCACGAACACCGCATAGGCCTGCCTGTCGGAACGCCCCACTCTTCCCCGGAGCTGATAAAGCTGTCCCAGACCGAACATCTGCGCCTGATCCACGATAAGCGTGTTGGCCCGGGGAAAATCCAGTCCCGATTCCACAATGGCCGTGCATACCAGAACATCCAGTTCCCCATGCCAGAACTTGTGCATGGTGTCCTCGAGTTCCTTTTCCGCCATCTGCCCGTGAGCCATGCCCACGCGCGCGCCGGGCACGAGTTCCTTCACCATGGCGGCCGTCATGGGAAGGGTCTGCACCCTGTTGTGCACGAAAAACACCTGCCCCTGCCGGGCAAGCTCGCGTTCCATGACTTCTCTGAGCGCGCCTCTGTCCCTGTCGATGAGGGCCGTGGCCACGGGCTTGCGCTCGGCAGGAGCCGTTTCCAGCACGGAAAGCTCGCGTATGCCCGACATGGAAAGCTGAAGCGTGCGCGGAATGGGCGTGGCCGTCAGGGTAAGCGCGTCCACATTTCTGCGCAGTTCCTTCAGCTTTTCCTTATGGCGCACCCCGAAACGCTGTTCCTCGTCAAGAATGAGCAGACCGAGGTTGGGCAGCTCCACATCCTTGGAAAGCAGGCGATGCGTGCCTATGAGAATATCAATCTGTCCCCGCGCGGCGGCCTTCAGCGTTTCCGTCTGCCTTGCCTTCGGTACGAAGCGGCTGAGCAGCCCCACGTTGACGGGAAAGCCCGCCATGCGCGAACGGAAGGTCTGGTAGTGCTGCTCGGCAAGCACCGTGGTGGGACACAGAAGCGCCACCTGCCGTCCGTCGCAGGCCGCACGGAAGGCGGCGCGCAGCGCCACTTCCGTCTTGCCGAAGCCCACATCGCCGCAGATGAGGCGGTCCATGGGCACGGGCTTGTCCATGTCCTGAAACACTTCCTGTATGGCGCGGGCCTGATCGGGCGTTTCCTCAAAGCCGAAGGTGGCCTCGAATTCGTGGTACATCTCTCCCACCGAAGAATAGGAAAAGCCCTTGGCCACCTTGCGCCATGCATACATCTGCATGAGGTCGGCCGCCACCTTTTCCACGGCCTTGCGCGCCTTTTCCCGGCTGCTTGTCCAGGAACTGCCGCCCAGACGGTCCAGTGCGGGCGGCGGCCCGTCGGCCTTGAACTTCTGCACCACCGAAAGCCTGTCCACCGGCAGATAAAGACGTGCGCCGTCGGCGTATTCCAGAAGCAGATAGTCGTTGTCCACGCCGCTTCCGCCGGGACTCATGCGGTGCAGGCCGCCGAAACGCCCCACGCCGTAATCTCTGTGCACCAGAAGGTCGCCCACACGCAGATCGTCGTACCTGTCCAGACCGCGGAATGCCCCGGAAGCCACGCGGCGGGAACTTTCCGCCCGCGGCTGGAGCAGCTCTTCGCCGAGCACCAGAGCCTCGTCCCAGACAAGTTCCGCCCCCTGCCGGTACGGAGCCACCACGGCATACAGCCCGCGCCCCTCGGGATCGTAGCGCAGAGAGGGAAGAATGCCGTCCTGCTCGGCCAGCTTCAGAAACTTGCGCCGCCCCCGCTCCGAAGCGAAGGCCAGCACAACCTGACGGTGGGAGGCCATCCAGCGCTTCAGTCCGGCGGAAAGCTGCTGCCACGGTCTGTCCTGTTCCGCCTGCCCGGGAAAGAGGTCGGCAAAACCATGGAACGTCCGCTCCAGAAGGTCGACGCCGTCCCGCTCCGTGCCCATGGTCAGCGGTTCGCTGTAAAGGCGGGCCCTGCTCTCAAAGGCCTTGCCGGCCCCGTCCGCATCGCGCAGGGCAAGATGGGCGGGCTGCACAAGGCTCGTTTCCTCCGACTGCACGCGGATATACTCGCGCCACCGGCCTTCCGCCTCCTCCAGCTCTTCCCGAAGCTCATGGCGGCCGGGCAGAAAGCACACGGTATCCGGCGCGAACCAGTCGTCGAGCGCGCTCGGCGCGGCATACACTCCGCCCGGAAGAAGGCGCATGTCATCCTGCTCCAGTGCATGTTCCAGAGAGAGGCGCGACGCTTCGCTCATGCTCCTGCTGCCGACGCGAGTCTTCCAGTGGGCGCGTACCTTCTTCTTCCAGGCATCGCCGAAGCCGAAGGGCGTGACGGGCAGAAACGTCACTTCGTCAAGCCGTCCTACGGAACGCTGGGTGGCAAAGTCGAACACGCGCATTTCGTCCACGGTATCGCCGAAAAATTCCAGCCGCAGGGGCTTTTCATAGCCCGGGGGCAGAACGTCAAGGATATCGCCGCGCCGTGCCATGTCGCCGGCATGGGCCACCATGGGCACGCGCTGATATCCCCATTCCGTAAGCTGCTGCATGAGAAGCTCGGGGGCCATGTCTTCCCCGAGGCGCACGGTCATGGCCCTCGTGTCCAGAAAATCCAGGGGCGGAAGCAGCGGAATCATGTTGTCCAGCGTGAAGACCACGCCTTTCGCCGTACCGGTACGCAGGGCGTACAGCACGCTCATGCGTTCGGCCCAGCCTTCCCGGCTGAGCGTTCTCGGCCCGAAGGGAGGCAGAAAGACCCACGGGCGTTCCCAGAGCGGCGTTTCCACACCTGCGGCATCCTGTCCCGCAGTATGGACGCGTCCTACGGAAAGCTCCGGCGTAAAAAGCGTGGTCAGTCCGCGCATGACGGCAAGCGCGTCACGACTCCGCACGGCCACCGCCGCGTGACGCCCGGCGCGCACCGCATCCACGGCAAGACGGGCCAGCGTTGCCGAACCGGCGCGACTGACGGAAAGCCCCGCCCTTTCTTCCATATGACGGAACAGCGATTCTTTATCCATGATCAACAGACATGCATGATGTACGGAATATACGAAAAAAGCTCCCCATCCATGGGGAACCGGAACAATGTGACTGTGATACCAGCAAGATGCCCCGCACGCAAGGCGCAGAGCATGAGAGTTTCCCCCCGTTTCCGTCCAAAGTCCGGCAGAATGCGCCTCCCCTTGCTTTTACCGGCGGCCCGCTTTATATTGCCGGTATGAACATTCATCAGAATGCTTTTTTCCGCCTTTCCTTTGCAGGTATGGCGGAACGCCACTGGCGCAGCCATCTTTAAAAAGACGCTTCCGGCACGGAGCCTGACAGAAGCGCCTCTCTTTTCTCATGTCCGGCGCACGGACGGCGTTGCGCCTTTCCGGTACGGAGCCGCCTTTCATGCCTCCGTTCCGCGCGGCGCAGAAAGCGGTCGTTCCTCCCGTCCGGTTCCCTGCCGAAATCATCCTGTCCCCCGCTTTTTCCTCCGGCGGCGTTCAGCCGCATTCCTTTTTCGGCCACAGGAGTATTTCCGTGTCTTTCTCTCT
This genomic stretch from Mailhella massiliensis harbors:
- the mfd gene encoding transcription-repair coupling factor, whose product is MDKESLFRHMEERAGLSVSRAGSATLARLAVDAVRAGRHAAVAVRSRDALAVMRGLTTLFTPELSVGRVHTAGQDAAGVETPLWERPWVFLPPFGPRTLSREGWAERMSVLYALRTGTAKGVVFTLDNMIPLLPPLDFLDTRAMTVRLGEDMAPELLMQQLTEWGYQRVPMVAHAGDMARRGDILDVLPPGYEKPLRLEFFGDTVDEMRVFDFATQRSVGRLDEVTFLPVTPFGFGDAWKKKVRAHWKTRVGSRSMSEASRLSLEHALEQDDMRLLPGGVYAAPSALDDWFAPDTVCFLPGRHELREELEEAEGRWREYIRVQSEETSLVQPAHLALRDADGAGKAFESRARLYSEPLTMGTERDGVDLLERTFHGFADLFPGQAEQDRPWQQLSAGLKRWMASHRQVVLAFASERGRRKFLKLAEQDGILPSLRYDPEGRGLYAVVAPYRQGAELVWDEALVLGEELLQPRAESSRRVASGAFRGLDRYDDLRVGDLLVHRDYGVGRFGGLHRMSPGGSGVDNDYLLLEYADGARLYLPVDRLSVVQKFKADGPPPALDRLGGSSWTSSREKARKAVEKVAADLMQMYAWRKVAKGFSYSSVGEMYHEFEATFGFEETPDQARAIQEVFQDMDKPVPMDRLICGDVGFGKTEVALRAAFRAACDGRQVALLCPTTVLAEQHYQTFRSRMAGFPVNVGLLSRFVPKARQTETLKAAARGQIDILIGTHRLLSKDVELPNLGLLILDEEQRFGVRHKEKLKELRRNVDALTLTATPIPRTLQLSMSGIRELSVLETAPAERKPVATALIDRDRGALREVMERELARQGQVFFVHNRVQTLPMTAAMVKELVPGARVGMAHGQMAEKELEDTMHKFWHGELDVLVCTAIVESGLDFPRANTLIVDQAQMFGLGQLYQLRGRVGRSDRQAYAVFVVSDVEHLPSLARERLRIILEMDYLGAGFQVAMEDLRLRGAGNILGEAQSGHMARVGLDLYLEMLEDAVARLKGEEELLRTETEINLGLPAHIPDTYIEDAHERLKYYKMLSSATDGAARENVEMEIRDRFGPFPEPLETFLSVLAFKARVNELGVARADLWADRVRVTWAEGQRSVRPEAIVRLVMEHRDRIRLQPPATLELSLKEGLSPAERLDEARALLSGLLEERNGAPAPDAGAENPAGKTGRGHVASVKKTGYKRTA